The Candidatus Atribacteria bacterium genome includes a region encoding these proteins:
- the rsmA gene encoding ribosomal RNA small subunit methyltransferase A, with protein sequence MNNPKLTSPTKVARFLSSHDFKCKKSLGQNFLVDQNILEIVIDSLKLNKKDNVLEIGTGIGTLTFALSPLVNQVISIEKDRKLIPLIKENLSSFNNIEIIFEDIINFDLINFFKQRRATGEKVEKIVGNLPYYISISLITKILELNRYLKLGVFLVQKEVGERLLAKVGNKNYSILSLVTQYYSLPQKVHIVPPTVFYPQPQVSSMIIKLDIYKKPQVQVGNERLFFNLIRASFQQRRKSLINSLSNFFKGEISKRDMENFLIKVDIDKNRRGETLTLEEFAKLSMVMGEN encoded by the coding sequence ATGAATAATCCAAAGTTAACTTCACCCACTAAAGTTGCCAGGTTTCTTAGTAGTCACGACTTTAAATGTAAGAAAAGTTTAGGACAGAATTTTTTAGTTGATCAAAATATCTTAGAAATAGTTATTGACTCACTAAAATTGAATAAAAAAGATAACGTTTTAGAAATCGGTACAGGGATTGGAACCCTCACCTTTGCCTTATCCCCCTTGGTTAACCAGGTTATTTCCATTGAGAAAGATAGAAAATTAATTCCTCTTATAAAAGAAAACCTTTCTTCTTTTAATAATATTGAGATTATTTTTGAAGATATTATAAATTTCGATCTGATTAATTTTTTTAAGCAAAGAAGAGCAACGGGTGAAAAAGTTGAAAAAATTGTAGGTAATCTTCCTTACTACATCTCCATATCTTTAATTACAAAGATTCTTGAGTTAAATCGATATTTAAAATTGGGTGTATTTCTTGTCCAGAAAGAAGTAGGAGAAAGGTTGCTGGCTAAAGTAGGGAATAAAAATTACAGTATTTTATCCCTTGTTACCCAATATTACTCTCTGCCGCAAAAAGTTCATATTGTCCCTCCCACGGTATTTTACCCTCAACCTCAAGTCAGTTCGATGATCATAAAATTAGATATCTATAAAAAACCACAAGTACAAGTAGGGAATGAAAGACTTTTTTTTAACCTCATTCGAGCTTCCTTTCAGCAAAGAAGAAAAAGCTTAATTAATTCTTTATCGAACTTTTTTAAAGGTGAAATTAGCAAAAGGGATATGGAGAACTTTTTAATTAAGGTAGACATAGATAAGAATCGTAGGGGAGAAACTCTTACACTGGAAGAATTTGCCAAACTGAGTATGGTGATGGGGGAAAATTAG